The stretch of DNA TTATCACTATCCAGTTAAAAGTATTACCTTTATGGTTTGTTGGATGGCTGGACTTGAGAAGGCGAATTTGGATTTGAGTCCTTGAAATCTAAATCCCttgtttggttctttttttttttttttttttaagtacatccCTTGtttggttcatatatatattttttctatttttggatttGCACTAAAGccatataagatttttaatttttttttaattttgaatttgaaatcataattgattagaaatttaaattcagttttttcTCTTCAAACTCAACCTCAAGTATTCCATGTTTCTTGAgttcattattattatgtttggactttggagaaagaaaatattatgtttagaGAAAGAAGAATGTTATGTTTAGAGGAAAAATTTGTTATGTACTACACTCTCATtttacatatatcttattaggGTGATGTAGCATTCTTTATAACCTCGATATCAATTCTTATTTTttcgaaatgaaaaaaattagttgttaATGGATAATACCATATTCACATGATGGGGTATGAGTGTAGTATATAACAAACATCTCTTAAGGAAAGGATTTGTTGGATGGATTTGAATTGCTTGCTCAATGGATTTGAATTGCTTGCTTAATGGATTTGAATTGACCTCTAGGTAAAAttcatcttctttattttttatttgtttctttttcacatttttttaacatttaaaaaaaattaatacactatagtcacttccttaatcagtaagtgaaataaaaataaaaattaaatacatgagcggtcaaaatgaggggATAAAATGAGAGGGTATGCCAGCattattctataaaataatGTCAAAATCAAGCTCTTGTaagataaaatctaaaatgagAAGAATCTTGTAATAAAATGGGAGGTAGCCAAGCAATTGGAGAGacgtttcgtttgtttttaaaaaatatctcatctcaattaatcattataatttttctaacttccaatacaaaataaaataaataattcaattttttcaaatctcaaaataaaaataatattaaaaaatatattctaacaatactttattcaattttttaactttaatctaactcatctcataattcCAGGGCTACAATCTTATTTTCAATAGAAACCCAATAGACCCATACCATCAAtgaatgttttaaaaaattcctTCCATTCCATGCCAACACTGATGCCTAGCACAGATATGAACTAACCAAAAAGATCAGCCAATGCTTAAATGAAAAACTCACAGTCAATCTattaagataaatgatatttacagtcgtgtaGTGCATAATTATCGtgcaattgttttgaaaaaagtgagtaaatgcGAGatctgcataaaaaaaaattaattttttaataatagatcatactctttttcaaaatgattacacgatacttacatattttacgattatatgtagcattacttatCTAGTAATTAGATTTCAAATTGAACTATTAAACTCATACCTACTCGGTTTCACAGCGAATGCCATCATAAATTTAAACTCACTCGGATGAATTACAAAATCAGTGAACATGAAAGTAGAGAACAAAATCAATCATCATGACGTTCGGATTAAGAGTAGAACTGTGGTGGCGAAACGGCATGTCGTTTTCGTATTTACTTCGTTCGCTGGGTTCCTCGGCGTTGGGGTCAAATACACGGCGTGCGGGGCCAGGAAGGAAACAGAGAAGGAAGCGTTGGCTAGGTCTGGTCTCTCTGGTCTGTAGCGGCAGCCtggattgaaagaaaaagaacgaaAAACAAGCAAGAGAATGGATATAGCTTTATTCTCTCCATCTTCGCTTTTCCCCGACGAAGATGACACTTCTTCTCGTACTCTGTCGcgctctttttatttttatttttaatgattgcATATAGCTCTCTCGCTCTGTTCGTTTCATATCAAATACAAACCTGCCCATTTCCTTGTAGATAATGAGAAGACAGAGGCTCAGCAAAGCTACGAGGAGAGGAGGCATGAATTTCCCGGAATGGTAAAGCTTATTCCTTTACATGATCAATACTGTTAATTTGGATTGATTTGCTAAATTGGGTTTGGTTTGTTTGTGCGAAAATTCTACCCATAGGggcatttctttttccttctttgggaGTTCATAAGCGAAAATGCAAACCTGCACTTCCACATAGCTGGCTAGCCAACTGGGCATTTAAACGGGGTTATATTCCTGTTCTTACACTACCCATGCGTTTGCTTGTATGTAGGAGTTGTTCATCCGGGAATTTTCGTTTCACCAGTTGAATGCCAATTTACTCTGGCCTGGGACATTTGCTTTTGCAGAATTTTTGGTTCAGCACCGTTCATGGATAGAAGGCCGGCGATGCATTGAATTGGGCAGGTGGGTCTATTGCTCGTCGTTGTTAGTATTTGATGAAATTGTGACCGTATTGGTTCATTCTTGGCAGTCTTTAGCATGTGATTGGCACTCCTGTtgatagtgatttttttttgctCCTTGATTTTGTTATGTGCAGTAAAATcttgttttgttgtttatttgcgACTACTCCATATTCTATCTATTATGTGGATGTACCTTTTGTCTCTAGCCTGGTTGGAGCAATATGGGTAATGAATACATGTCAATACCCAAACTTTGTGCTTATGTATGAGGTTTGTGCATCGGTGACTCATTCTTCTGCAGCATGAATTCATTGAGGCAGTGGCTTGGGATATGAAACTAGTATGCcttattgaatttttaatcGTGGTTACTGCACATTTTAGGTTTCTTTATCTTCTGATACTTGTTTTTTATTGCTTACAATAATAGGCTACACTtaattaccgataaaaaaaaaataggatacACTTAATTATTCTTGATTAGTGTGCAATATGGTAAGTTCTCTCTGTTTAAACTTGATGTGTAAAGGCTGTAGTGTTTGTCTGTAGATTCTAAGTATTCTTTCTAATGGCAGTGGCACTGGTGCTTTGGCCATATATCTCCGAAAGTCTTTTTGTCTTGACATCACGACATCAGACTATGATGACCAGGAAATTGAAGAGAACGTAGCTCATAACTGCAGGGCTAACGGGATTATACCTGTCCTTCCTCACATAAAGCGTGGGTTCTCTTTTAATGCCCACGAACTTGTGAGTCATATGTGGTCAATTACTGAGGAG from Juglans regia cultivar Chandler chromosome 4, Walnut 2.0, whole genome shotgun sequence encodes:
- the LOC108995195 gene encoding protein-lysine methyltransferase METTL21C isoform X1 is translated as MDIALFSPSSLFPDEDDTSSHNEKTEAQQSYEERRHEFPGMELFIREFSFHQLNANLLWPGTFAFAEFLVQHRSWIEGRRCIELGSGTGALAIYLRKSFCLDITTSDYDDQEIEENVAHNCRANGIIPVLPHIKHTWGETFPITDPDWDLIIASDILLYVKQYTNLIKTLSFLLKSYKPKDNKAVKRMEIEQNGEAGVGFPQPVFLMSWRRRIGKEDESLFFTGCENVGLEVKHIGSRVYCIKPRHATVSGDNI
- the LOC108995195 gene encoding protein-lysine methyltransferase METTL21C isoform X3; protein product: MDIALFSPSSLFPDEDDTSSHNEKTEAQQSYEERRHEFPGMELFIREFSFHQLNANLLWPGTFAFAEFLVQHRSWIEGRRCIELGSGTGALAIYLRKSFCLDITTSDYDDQEIEENVAHNCRANGIIPVLPHIKHTWGETFPITDPDWDLIIASDILLYVKQYTNLIKTLSFLLKSYKPKDNKAVKRMEIEQNGGVGFPQPVFLMSWRRRIGKEDESLFFTGCENVGLEVKHIGSRVYCIKPRHATVSGDNI
- the LOC108995195 gene encoding protein-lysine methyltransferase METTL21C isoform X4; amino-acid sequence: MDIALFSPSSLFPDEDDTSSHNEKTEAQQSYEERRHEFPGMELFIREFSFHQLNANLLWPGTFAFAEFLVQHRSWIEGRRCIELGSGTGALAIYLRKSFCLDITTSDYDDQEIEENVAHNCRANGIIPVLPHIKHTWGETFPITDPDWDLIIASDILLYVKQYTNLIKTLSFLLKSYKPKDNKAVKRMEIEQNGVGFPQPVFLMSWRRRIGKEDESLFFTGCENVGLEVKHIGSRVYCIKPRHATVSGDNI
- the LOC108995195 gene encoding protein-lysine methyltransferase METTL21C isoform X2, translating into MDIALFSPSSLFPDEDDTSSHNEKTEAQQSYEERRHEFPGMELFIREFSFHQLNANLLWPGTFAFAEFLVQHRSWIEGRRCIELGSGTGALAIYLRKSFCLDITTSDYDDQEIEENVAHNCRANGIIPVLPHIKHTWGETFPITDPDWDLIIASDILLYVKQYTNLIKTLSFLLKSYKPKDNKAVKRMEIEQNEAGVGFPQPVFLMSWRRRIGKEDESLFFTGCENVGLEVKHIGSRVYCIKPRHATVSGDNI